In Brassica rapa cultivar Chiifu-401-42 chromosome A06, CAAS_Brap_v3.01, whole genome shotgun sequence, a single window of DNA contains:
- the LOC103871799 gene encoding pentatricopeptide repeat-containing protein At1g10270-like, whose product MSLRHLLRHRLYAATTTTAPIPITLIQQRFYNISFSPQTEDPKTIADTQESFQLNDPSQFQIRNRTFSSAEEADAARRKQRRQSRIQPPLNALRRDPPPKRDPNAPRLPDSTSSLVGQRLNLHNRVQSLIRASDLDAASRLARNSVFSSTRPTVFTCNAIIAAMCRAKRYGDSISLFEFFFKRNHIVPNVVSYNQIINAHCDEGHVEEALEVYRYVLANSPFAPSSVTYRHLTRGLVQAGRSGDAASLLREMLSKGLAADSIAYSNLIRGFLDLGELDKANEFFDELRSKCTVYDGIVNATFMEYWFEKGEDEEAMECYRSLLEKKFRMYPHTGNVLLEVFLKYGKKSEAWDLFNEMLDNHTPPNILSVNSETVGIMVNECFKMGKFEEAVETFKKVGRKPTSRPFVMDYVGYCNIVTRFCEHGMLPEAERLFAEGVGKSLPADAPSHRAMIDAYLKAERVDDALKMLNRMVDVNLRVVADFGTRVFGELIENGKLVESAEVLTKMGEREPKPDSSIYDVVVRGLCDGGALDQAKDIIGQMVGYSVGVAPVLREFIIETFEKAKRRDEIEKTLNTVTRPVRNSLRSGNTAPGVPSVLGATSAAPQQPREKVPWTNQGPGSGQTTGGTYKANNGQNPSWSNTSSNQQQQPWSNQTAGRQTPSWSSQAPGYQQQQSWSQQPGWSSPSSHQQSWDNQTTGQQQQWGIQTGHNQQQWANQTPGQQQPWGNQNTGHHQQQWNNQTAGQQSAWTGQQQQQQPWSNQTASHQQSQWSNPTSGQVAANQALWSNSGNGHLSQQQEPVSSSSHEWQDGEEKKVVELRN is encoded by the coding sequence ATGTCTCTCCGTCACCTCCTACGCCACCGTCTCTACgcggccaccaccaccaccgccccTATTCCGATCACACTCATCCAGCAGCGCTTCTACAACATCTCATTTTCCCCACAAACTGAAGATCCGAAGACGATCGCTGACACTCAAGAATCATTTCAACTCAACGATCCTTCTCAATTCCAGATCCGAAACCGAACATTCTCATCAGCCGAGGAAGCAGACGCGGCGCGTCGCAAACAGAGACGCCAGAGCCGGATCCAGCCTCCTCTCAACGCTCTCCGGCGCGATCCCCCTCCGAAACGCGACCCCAACGCGCCGCGCCTCCCGGACTCGACCTCCTCCCTCGTCGGCCAACGGCTCAACCTCCACAACAGAGTCCAGTCCCTGATCAGAGCGTCCGATCTCGACGCCGCGTCGCGCCTCGCTCGGAACTCCGTGTTCTCCAGCACCCGGCCCACCGTCTTCACCTGCAACGCCATCATCGCCGCCATGTGCAGAGCCAAGCGCTACGGAGACTCGATCTCTCTGTTCGAGTTTTTCTTCAAGCGGAATCACATCGTCCCCAATGTAGTCTCGTACAATCAGATCATCAACGCTCACTGCGACGAAGGACACGTGGAGGAAGCTCTCGAAGTGTACCGTTACGTATTGGCTAATTCTCCTTTCGCTCCTTCGTCGGTTACGTATAGACATTTGACGAGAGGTTTGGTTCAAGCTGGGAGGAGCGGAGACGCCGCGAGTTTGTTACGGGAGATGCTGAGTAAAGGCCTAGCTGCGGATTCGATTGCGTACAGTAATTTGATTAGAGGGTTCTTGGACCTTGGGGAGTTAGATAAGGCGAATGAGTTCTTTGATGAGTTGAGAAGTAAGTGTACTGTTTACGATGGGATTGTGAACGCCACTTTTATGGAGTATTGGTTTGAGAAAGGTGAGGATGAGGAAGCTATGGAGTGTTACAGGTCTTTGTTGGAGAAGAAGTTTAGAATGTATCCACATACTGGGAATGTGCTTTTGGAAGTTTTTCTCAAGTATGGTAAAAAGAGTGAAGCTTGGGATCTGTTTAATGAGATGTTGGATAATCACACACCTCCTAATATTCTCTCTGTGAATTCGGAGACCGTTGGTATAATGGTCAATGAGTGTTTCAAGATGGGGAAGTTTGAGGAAGCGGTTGAGACGTTCAAGAAAGTTGGGAGAAAACCGACGTCTAGGCCGTTTGTGATGGATTATGTAGGTTACTGTAACATAGTAACGAGGTTCTGTGAACATGGGATGTTACCAGAGGCTGAAAGGTTGTTTGCGGAAGGTGTAGGCAAATCCTTGCCTGCTGATGCTCCGAGCCACAGAGCGATGATTGATGCCTATCTCAAGGCGGAGAGGGTCGACGATGCTCTCAAGATGTTGAACAGGATGGTTGATGTGAATTTGAGGGTGGTTGCTGATTTCGGTACGAGGGTCTTTGGCGAGCTGATTGAGAATGGTAAGCTGGTTGAATCTGCAGAGGTGTTGACTAAGATGGGAGAGAGGGAACCGAAACCAGATTCTTCGATTTACGATGTGGTGGTTAGAGGTCTTTGCGATGGCGGTGCACTTGACCAAGCTAAGGATATAATTGGTCAGATGGTTGGATATAGTGTTGGTGTTGCTCCTGTACTGCGTGAGTTTATCATAGAGACTTTTGAGAAAGCAAAACGTCGTGATGAGATTGAGAAAACCTTGAATACGGTTACCCGTCCGGTTAGAAACTCTCTGCGTTCTGGTAACACTGCACCTGGTGTACCCTCAGTGTTAGGGGCTACATCTGCAGCTCCCCAGCAACCTAGAGAGAAGGTCCCATGGACGAACCAGGGACCAGGGTCAGGTCAAACAACAGGAGGAACTTACAAGGCTAATAACGGCCAGAATCCTTCTTGGTCCAACACCTCGTCTAACCAGCAGCAGCAACCTTGGTCTAATCAGACGGCAGGGCGACAGACACCATCATGGTCGAGTCAGGCACCAGGATATCAACAGCAGCAATCTTGGTCTCAGCAACCGGGATGGTCAAGTCCTTCATCTCATCAGCAATCATGGGATAATCAGACAACTGGCCAGCAGCAACAGTGGGGTATTCAGACTGGCCATAATCAGCAACAGTGGGCTAATCAGACGCCTGGCCAGCAGCAACCGTGGGGTAATCAAAACACTGGCCATCATCAGCAACAGTGGAATAATCAGACAGCTGGCCAGCAGTCAGCTTGGACAgggcagcagcagcagcagcagccatGGTCTAATCAGACAGCTAGCCATCAGCAGTCACAGTGGTCAAATCCCACGTCAGGACAAGTGGCAGCTAATCAAGCACTGTGGTCAAACTCTGGGAATGGTCATCTTTCTCAACAACAAGAGCCAGTGTCATCTTCCTCCCATGAGTGGCAAGACGGTGAAGAAAAAAAGGTAGTTGAATTGAGAAACTAG
- the LOC103871798 gene encoding glycosyltransferase BC10-like: MARGRAGEKEEGEKHIGLLKLAQTLSFLLIFMAGIIIGLAASSHIDRYFNSLPTTAFSSSSPSSAALQTVPDYSNCTVVHRDCAGGEDENHDDDAAEKRRDRECWSVEGFVRPGNLSHGMSDDELFWRASMVPVKEEYPYERAPKVAFMFLTRGPLPMLPLWEKFFRGNEKYLSVYVHTPPGYDMNVSSGSAFYDRQIPSQKVEWGSPLLTDAEKRLLANALLDFSNERFILLSESCVPVYNFSTVYSYLINSAYSFVDSYDEPTRYGRGRYSRKMLPDIKLHHWRKGSQWFEVNRKLAIYIISDSKYYSLFKQFCRPACYPDEHYIPTFLNMFHGSVNANRSVTWVDWSIGGPHPATYGADNITEGFLQSIRKNETDCLYNEEPTSLCFLFARKFAPSALAPLMNLSSTVMGF, encoded by the exons ATGGCGAGAGGAAGAGCGGGTGAGAAGGAGGAAGGCGAGAAGCACATAGGGTTACTAAAACTGGCTCAAACGCTGTCGTTTCTGCTCATATTCATGGCCGGGATCATCATCGGCCTCGCCGCTAGCTCCCACATCGATCGCTACTTCAACTCCTTGCCCACGACGGcgttctcctcctcctccccctCCTCCGCGGCCCTGCAAACGGTTCCCGATTACTCGAACTGCACGGTCGTCCACCGGGACTGCGCAGGCGGCGAGGACGAGAATCACGACGACGACGCGGCGGAGAAACGGAGGGATCGGGAATGCTGGAGCGTGGAGGGGTTTGTGCGGCCGGGGAATCTGAGCCACGGGATGAGTGACGACGAGCTGTTCTGGAGAGCGTCGATGGTTCCTGTGAAGGAGGAGTATCCGTACGAGAGGGCTCCGAAGGTGGCGTTTATGTTTCTGACGAGAGGGCCTTTGCCTATGCTTCCGCTCTGGGAGAAGTTTTTTAGAGGGAATGAGAAGTATTTGTCGGTTTATGTTCATACGCCTCCCGGTTACGACATGAATGTGTCGAGTGGTTCGGCGTTTTACGACAGGCAGATCCCGAGTCAG AAAGTGGAATGGGGATCTCCACTACTAACAGATGCAGAGAAGCGGCTTCTAGCCAACGCATTGCTCGACTTCTCAAACGAGCGTTTCATTCTCCTCTCAGAAAGCTGCGTCCCCGTCTACAACTTCTCCACCGTCTACTCTTACCTAATAAACTCCGCTTACAGTTTCGTGGACTCTTACGACGAGCCCACACGTTACGGCCGCGGGCGTTACAGCCGCAAGATGCTCCCAGACATCAAGCTACACCACTGGCGTAAAGGGTCTCAGTGGTTTGAAGTAAACCGTAAACTCGCCATCTACATCATCTCCGACTCGAAATACTACTCCTTGTTCAAACAGTTCTGCAGACCGGCTTGTTACCCTGACGAGCATTACATCCCAACGTTCTTGAACATGTTTCACGGTTCGGTGAACGCGAACAGAAGCGTGACGTGGGTGGATTGGTCCATAGGTGGACCTCATCCAGCTACGTATGGGGCGGATAATATCACGGAAGGGTTTCTACAGTCCATAAGGAAGAACGAGACGGATTGTCTTTATAATGAAGAGCCAACTTCTTTGTGCTTTCTTTTTGCTAGGAAGTTTGCTCCTAGTGCGTTGGCTCCTCTTATGAACTTGAGCTCTACAGTGATGGGGTTTTGA
- the LOC103871797 gene encoding protein FAR1-RELATED SEQUENCE 11 isoform X2: MSDDAGQMLLIYDDPSDHRSLSLDDASSTEESPDGTGLSLEAVNDVIPYIGQRFLTHDAAYDFYSTFAKRCGFSIRRHRTEGKDGVGKGLTRRYFVCHRAGNTPVKTLSEGKPQRNRRSSRCGCQAYLRISKITELGSVEWRVTGFANHHNHDLLEPSQVRFLPAYRSISDADKSRILMFSKTGITVQQMMRLMELEKCVEPGFLPFTEKDVRNLLQSFKKLDPEDENIDFLRMCQSIKEQDPNFKFEFTLDANDKLENIAWSYASSIQAYEIFGDAVVFDTTHRLSAVEMPLGIWVGVNNYGVPCFFGCVLLRDENVRSWSWALQAFTGFMSGKAPQTILTDHNMCLKEAIDGEMPATKHALCIWMVVGKFPSWFNAALGERYNDWKAEFYRLYHLESIEEFELGWRDMVNSFGLHTNRHINNLYASRSLWSLPYLRSHFLAGMTLSGRSKAINAFIQRFLSAQTRLAHFVEQVAVAVDFKDQATEQQTMQQNLQNISLKTGAPMESHAASVLTPFAFSKLQEQLVLAAHYASFQMEDGYLVRHHTKLDGGRKVYWVPQEGIISCSCQLFEFSGFLCRHALRVLSTGNCFQLPDRYLPLRWRRISTSFSKTFRSNADDHGERVQFLQNLVSTLVSESSKSKERLEIATEQTSILLSRIREQPISSLSLRDITSVQRNF; encoded by the exons ATGTCGGATGATGCTGGACAGATGTTGCTAATCTACGATGATCCCTCAGACCATCGATCTCTCTCTTTGGACGACGCTAGTAGCACTGAGGAATCACCAGACGGGACGGGCCTCTCTTTAGAAGCAGTTAACGATGTCATCCCGTATATAGGACAAAGATTCCTCACACACGACGCAGCTTACGATTTCTACAGCACCTTTGCTAAGCGCTGCGGGTTCTCAATACGTCGTCACAGGACAGAAGGGAAAGACGGAGTTGGGAAAGGACTCACCAGGCGCTACTTTGTTTGCCATCGCGCTGGTAACACGCCTGTCAAGACTTTAAGTGAAGGAAAGCCACAGAGAAACAGAAGATCTTCTCGGTGTGGATGTCAAGCGTACTTAAGGATTAGTAAAATAACTGAGTTAGGTTCGGTGGAGTGGCGTGTCACAGGCTTTGCTAATCACCACAATCACGACCTGTTAGAGCCGAGTCAAGTTCGTTTCCTTCCTGCGTACAGGTCCATATCAGACGCAGATAAAAGCCGGATTCTGATGTTTTCCAAGACGGGGATAACGGTTCAGCAGATGATGAGGCTCATGGAGCTTGAGAAGTGCGTCGAGCCTGGCTTTTTGCCGTTCACTGAGAAGGACGTCAGGAACTTGCTTCAGTCGTTCAAGAAGCTTGACCCTGAGGATGAAAACATCGATTTCCTGAGGATGTGTCAGAGCATAAAGGAGCAAGACCCTAACTTTAAGTTCGAGTTTACGTTGGATGCAAACGATAAGTTGGAGAATATTGCGTGGTCATATGCTTCTTCCATTCAGGCGTACGAGATCTTTGGAGATGCTGTGGTTTTTGATACGACGCATCGGTTAAGTGCAGTTGAGATGCCACTTGGGATATGGGTTGGTGTTAATAACTACGGTGTGCCTTGCTTCTTCGGCTGTGTGCTTCTGAGGGATGAGAATGTGAGATCTTGGTCATGGGCACTACAG GCTTTCACAGGGTTCATGAGTGGGAAGGCGCCTCAAACAATACTAACAGACCATAATATGTGTCTCAAAGAAGCCATAGATGGGGAGATGCCAGCCACTAAGCACGCGCTCTGCATATGGATGGTTGTTGGAAAGTTTCCATCCTGGTTCAATGCTGCTCTTGGGGAGCGTTACAACGACTGGAAAGCGGAGTTCTATCGCCTCTACCATCTGGAATCCATAGAGGAGTTCGAGTTGGGTTGGAGAGACATGGTGAACTCTTTTGGACTGCACACGAACAGGCACATTAATAACCTTTACGCCTCACGTTCCTTGTGGTCTTTACCGTACCTTAGAAGCCATTTTTTAGCTGGAATGACTTTGAGTGGCCGGTCCAAAGCCATTAACGCCTTTATCCAAAGGTTTTTGAGCGCACAGACCCGTCTAGCTCACTTTGTAGAACAA GTGGCTGTTGCGGTGGATTTCAAAGACCAGGCCACAGAACAGCAAACAATGCAGCAGAATCTTCAAAACATCAGCCTAAAAACCGGAGCTCCCATGGAATCTCACGCAGCCTCGGTCCTCACTCCTTTCGCATTCTCCAAGCTCCAAGAGCAGCTTGTGCTTGCAGCTCACTACGCTTCGTTCCAGATGGAGGACGGGTATCTCGTGAGGCACCACACAAAACTCGACGGAGGAAGAAAAGTGTATTGGGTTCCTCAAGAAGGCATCATAAGCTGCAGCTGCCAGCTGTTTGAGTTCTCTGGGTTTCTCTGCAGGCACGCGCTCCGAGTTCTCTCAACAGGAAACTGTTTCCAGCTCCCGGACAGGTATCTTCCTCTGAGGTGGCGCAGGATCAGCACGTCTTTTAGCAAGACGTTCAGAAGTAACGCGGATGATCATGGAGAAAGAGTTCAGTTTCTCCAGAATCTGGTCTCGACACTTGTCTCTGAATCGTCAAAATCAAAGGAGAGGCTAGAGATTGCAACAGAGCAAACCTCCATCCTATTGTCCCGCATCAGAGAGCAGCCTATCTCTTCACTTTCTCTCAGAGACATCACTTCTGTTCAGAGAAATTTTTGA
- the LOC103871796 gene encoding biotin carboxylase, chloroplastic, whose amino-acid sequence MGGSKSLTITKHGRSDSITCPLVNIETFLLRDKKDLRLFIQQMDASMITNCKSTASLPSLFLGRSGGSIRSSQCNVMMGKAITFPSQKTQTLKVSRKNVNRRCGGGALGATCSTGDKILVANRGEIAVRVIRTAHEMGIPCVAVYSTIDKDALHVKLADEAVCIGEAPSNQSYLVIPNVLSAAISRGCTMLHPGYGFLSENALFVEMCREHRINFIGPNPDSIRVMGDKSTARETMKNAGVPTVPGSDGLLKSTEEGVKLANEIGFPVMIKATAGGGGRGMRLANEPSEFVKLLQAAKSEAAAAFGNDGVYLEKYVQNPRHIEFQILADKFGNVVHFGERDCSIQRRNQKLLEEAPSPALTPELRKAMGDAAVAAAASIGYVGVGTVEFLLDERGSFYFMEMNTRIQVEHPVTEMIYSVDLIEEQIRVAMGEKLRYTQDEIVLRGHSIECRINAEDPFKGFRPGPGRITSYLPSGGPFVRMDSHVYPDYVVPPSYDSLLGKLIVWAPTRERAIERMKRALNDTIITGVPTTIEYHKLILEVEDFKNGKVDTAFIPKHEEELAEPHEIVLVKDLTNAAA is encoded by the exons ATGGGTGGGTCCAAATCTCTAACCATTACAAAACACGGGCGATCCGATTCAATCACTTGTCCCCTCGTTAACATCGAAACATTTCTCCTCAGAGACAAGAAG GATCTGCGTCTCTTTATCCAGCAAATGGACGCCTCAATGATTACTAATTGCAAATCCACTGCCTCCCTTCCC TCTTTGTTCCTGGGGAGGTCGGGAGGTAGCATTAGAAGTTCCCAGTGTAATGTCATGATGGGGAAAGCCATTACCTTCCCGAGCCAAAAGACTCAGACTTTGAAGGTTAGCCGGAAGAACGTGAATAGGAGGTGTGGTGGTGGTGCGCTTGGTGCTACTTGCAGTACTGGGGATAAGATTCTTGTGGCTAACAGAGGTGAAATTGCTGTCCGTGTGATCCGAACTGCTCATGAAATGGGGATTCCTTGTGTTGCTGTTTACTCAACCATTGACAAGGATGCATTGCATGTCAAATTGGCTGATGAGGCTGTTTGTATTGGTGAAGCTCCTAGCAACCAGTC GTATTTGGTGATACCGAATGTTCTGTCAGCTGCAATTAGCCGAGGATGCACAATGCTTCATCCTGGATATGGATTCCTTTCAGAGAACGCTCTTTTTGTTGAGATGTGCAGAGAGCACAGGATCAACTTTATTGGACCAAAT CCTGATAGCATCCGTGTCATGGGTGACAAATCAACTGCCAGGGAGACGATGAAGAATGCTGGTGTCCCAACTGTACCAGGGAGTGATGGACTATTAAAG AGCACAGAAGAAGGAGTCAAGCTCGCCAATGAGATTGGGTTTCCTGTGATGATCAAG GCAACAGCTGGTGGTGGTGGACGTGGAATGCGTCTCGCTAATGAACCGTCAGAGTTTGTGAAACTGCTGCAG GCAGCAAAGAGTGAGGCCGCGGCTGCTTTTGGAAATGATGGAGTTTATCTGGAGAAGTACGTCCAAAATCCCCGCCATATTGAGTTCCAG ATTCTTGCAGATAAATTTGGAAATGTTGTTCACTTCGGCGAGCGTGACTGCAGCATCCAG AGACGGAACCAAAAGTTGCTGGAAGAAGCACCTTCCCCTGCACTGACCCCTGAGTTGCGAAAAGCCATGGGTGATGCAGCTGTTGCAGCAGCAGCGTCCATTGGGTACGTTGGTGTTGGTACCGTGGAGTTCCTTTTGGATGAGAGAGGTTCCTTCTATTTCATGGAAATGAATACTAGAATCCAG GTGGAGCATCCTGTGACAGAGATGATTTACTCCGTTGATTTGATTGAAGAACAGATTCGTGTTGCTATGGGAGAGAAACTGCGTTATACACAG GATGAGATTGTGCTTAGAGGACACTCTATTGAATGTCGTATCAATGCAGAGGACCCATTTAAAGGATTCAGACCTGGACCCG GAAGAATAACATCATATCTGCCATCTGGAGGTCCCTTTGTCAGAATGGATAGTCATGTGTATCCCGACTATGTTGTTCCTCCAAGCTATGACTCTCTTCTTGGAAAG CTTATTGTATGGGCTCCAACGAGGGAAAGGGCAATTGAGCGGATGAAACGTGCACTTAATGACACTATTATTACAG GGGTTCCCACCACCATTGAGTACCACAAACTTATCCTTGAAGTTGAG GATTTCAAGAACGGAAAAGTTGACACTGCATTCATCCCCAAGCATGAAGAGGAATTAGCAGAG CCTCATGAAATTGTGCTAGTGAAAGATTTGACAAATGCAGCTGCTTAG
- the LOC103871797 gene encoding protein FAR1-RELATED SEQUENCE 11 isoform X1, protein MCIVIPMLLRSLLLLCACQVRSKMSDDAGQMLLIYDDPSDHRSLSLDDASSTEESPDGTGLSLEAVNDVIPYIGQRFLTHDAAYDFYSTFAKRCGFSIRRHRTEGKDGVGKGLTRRYFVCHRAGNTPVKTLSEGKPQRNRRSSRCGCQAYLRISKITELGSVEWRVTGFANHHNHDLLEPSQVRFLPAYRSISDADKSRILMFSKTGITVQQMMRLMELEKCVEPGFLPFTEKDVRNLLQSFKKLDPEDENIDFLRMCQSIKEQDPNFKFEFTLDANDKLENIAWSYASSIQAYEIFGDAVVFDTTHRLSAVEMPLGIWVGVNNYGVPCFFGCVLLRDENVRSWSWALQAFTGFMSGKAPQTILTDHNMCLKEAIDGEMPATKHALCIWMVVGKFPSWFNAALGERYNDWKAEFYRLYHLESIEEFELGWRDMVNSFGLHTNRHINNLYASRSLWSLPYLRSHFLAGMTLSGRSKAINAFIQRFLSAQTRLAHFVEQVAVAVDFKDQATEQQTMQQNLQNISLKTGAPMESHAASVLTPFAFSKLQEQLVLAAHYASFQMEDGYLVRHHTKLDGGRKVYWVPQEGIISCSCQLFEFSGFLCRHALRVLSTGNCFQLPDRYLPLRWRRISTSFSKTFRSNADDHGERVQFLQNLVSTLVSESSKSKERLEIATEQTSILLSRIREQPISSLSLRDITSVQRNF, encoded by the exons ATGTGTATAGTTATCCCAATGCTACTTAGATCCTTGTTGCTGTTATGTGCTTGTCAGGTAAGGAGCAAGATGTCGGATGATGCTGGACAGATGTTGCTAATCTACGATGATCCCTCAGACCATCGATCTCTCTCTTTGGACGACGCTAGTAGCACTGAGGAATCACCAGACGGGACGGGCCTCTCTTTAGAAGCAGTTAACGATGTCATCCCGTATATAGGACAAAGATTCCTCACACACGACGCAGCTTACGATTTCTACAGCACCTTTGCTAAGCGCTGCGGGTTCTCAATACGTCGTCACAGGACAGAAGGGAAAGACGGAGTTGGGAAAGGACTCACCAGGCGCTACTTTGTTTGCCATCGCGCTGGTAACACGCCTGTCAAGACTTTAAGTGAAGGAAAGCCACAGAGAAACAGAAGATCTTCTCGGTGTGGATGTCAAGCGTACTTAAGGATTAGTAAAATAACTGAGTTAGGTTCGGTGGAGTGGCGTGTCACAGGCTTTGCTAATCACCACAATCACGACCTGTTAGAGCCGAGTCAAGTTCGTTTCCTTCCTGCGTACAGGTCCATATCAGACGCAGATAAAAGCCGGATTCTGATGTTTTCCAAGACGGGGATAACGGTTCAGCAGATGATGAGGCTCATGGAGCTTGAGAAGTGCGTCGAGCCTGGCTTTTTGCCGTTCACTGAGAAGGACGTCAGGAACTTGCTTCAGTCGTTCAAGAAGCTTGACCCTGAGGATGAAAACATCGATTTCCTGAGGATGTGTCAGAGCATAAAGGAGCAAGACCCTAACTTTAAGTTCGAGTTTACGTTGGATGCAAACGATAAGTTGGAGAATATTGCGTGGTCATATGCTTCTTCCATTCAGGCGTACGAGATCTTTGGAGATGCTGTGGTTTTTGATACGACGCATCGGTTAAGTGCAGTTGAGATGCCACTTGGGATATGGGTTGGTGTTAATAACTACGGTGTGCCTTGCTTCTTCGGCTGTGTGCTTCTGAGGGATGAGAATGTGAGATCTTGGTCATGGGCACTACAG GCTTTCACAGGGTTCATGAGTGGGAAGGCGCCTCAAACAATACTAACAGACCATAATATGTGTCTCAAAGAAGCCATAGATGGGGAGATGCCAGCCACTAAGCACGCGCTCTGCATATGGATGGTTGTTGGAAAGTTTCCATCCTGGTTCAATGCTGCTCTTGGGGAGCGTTACAACGACTGGAAAGCGGAGTTCTATCGCCTCTACCATCTGGAATCCATAGAGGAGTTCGAGTTGGGTTGGAGAGACATGGTGAACTCTTTTGGACTGCACACGAACAGGCACATTAATAACCTTTACGCCTCACGTTCCTTGTGGTCTTTACCGTACCTTAGAAGCCATTTTTTAGCTGGAATGACTTTGAGTGGCCGGTCCAAAGCCATTAACGCCTTTATCCAAAGGTTTTTGAGCGCACAGACCCGTCTAGCTCACTTTGTAGAACAA GTGGCTGTTGCGGTGGATTTCAAAGACCAGGCCACAGAACAGCAAACAATGCAGCAGAATCTTCAAAACATCAGCCTAAAAACCGGAGCTCCCATGGAATCTCACGCAGCCTCGGTCCTCACTCCTTTCGCATTCTCCAAGCTCCAAGAGCAGCTTGTGCTTGCAGCTCACTACGCTTCGTTCCAGATGGAGGACGGGTATCTCGTGAGGCACCACACAAAACTCGACGGAGGAAGAAAAGTGTATTGGGTTCCTCAAGAAGGCATCATAAGCTGCAGCTGCCAGCTGTTTGAGTTCTCTGGGTTTCTCTGCAGGCACGCGCTCCGAGTTCTCTCAACAGGAAACTGTTTCCAGCTCCCGGACAGGTATCTTCCTCTGAGGTGGCGCAGGATCAGCACGTCTTTTAGCAAGACGTTCAGAAGTAACGCGGATGATCATGGAGAAAGAGTTCAGTTTCTCCAGAATCTGGTCTCGACACTTGTCTCTGAATCGTCAAAATCAAAGGAGAGGCTAGAGATTGCAACAGAGCAAACCTCCATCCTATTGTCCCGCATCAGAGAGCAGCCTATCTCTTCACTTTCTCTCAGAGACATCACTTCTGTTCAGAGAAATTTTTGA
- the LOC103871795 gene encoding uncharacterized protein LOC103871795 — MLSPFSSPKRSRKESKESKNPYSNRGLDKFSALLSELDEKRQSIYANRLDSDGPPLVRFVFKSSGECVPVMIKTKKITKKKVETQDDLKIKTESKTKEAKEIKETESETTEKKHRCVLNENLKKISRPNRFLPVTVILVLVFLVFFGRTVSIMCTCIVWYLVPMIKEQSRKKGSTYKTQKKKKKMNERMARDQNVLKEKLPHLAAAPGFFKSKRVRSICQKWLKKLNF; from the exons ATGTTGAGTCCCTTTTCTTCACCGAAGAGATCGAGgaaagaaagcaaagaaagCAAGAACCCTTATTCAAATCGTGGTCTTGACAAGTTCTCTGCACTTCTATCTGAGCTCGACGAGAAGAGACAGAGCATTTACGCAAATAGGCTAGACTCCGATGGGCCTCCTCTTGTTCGGTTTGTGTTCAAAAGCTCCGGAGAATGCGTTCCTGTCATGATCAAGACAAAGAAAATAACCAAGAAGAAGGTAGAGACTCAAGATGATCTCAAGATCAAGACCGAGTCAAAAACAAAGGAGGCAAAGGAAATAAAGGAGACAGAGTCAGAAACAACGGAGAAGAAACATAGATGTGTATTGAAcgagaatctgaagaagattTCAAGACCGAACCGTTTTTTACCCGTGACAGTGATCTTGGTTCTAGTCTTCTTGGTGTTTTTTGGACGAACTGTTTCGATCATGTGCACTTGTATCGTTTGGTACTTGGTTCCAATGATCAAAGAACAAAGCCGAAAGAAAGGATCAACATACAAGacccaaaagaagaagaagaaaatgaacgAGAGGATGGCTCGTGACCAAAATGTTCTCAAGGAGAAGCTTCCGCACCTGGCTGCTGCTCCTG gaTTCTTCAAAAGCAAAAGAGTAAGAAGTATATGCCAAAAGTGGCTGAAgaaactaaatttttaa